The Chitinophagales bacterium genome has a segment encoding these proteins:
- a CDS encoding acyl-CoA dehydrogenase family protein, translating to MSHTTATKNLLQGGEFLIKNSDYKDIFIPSDLNEEQKMILQTTKDFLDNEVMPNDTKLEKLDLPLTVELLEKMGDLGLLGLAIPENYGGMGQDFNTNSIVVEALAKARSFTLSWGAHVGIGTLPIVYFGNEDQKTKYLPKLASGELKACYCLTEPGSGSDALGAKTRADLNAEGTHYIINGQKMWITNSGFADVFIVFAQVDGDKFTGFILEKDMEGLSLGAEEKKMGIKGSSTRQVFFENVKVPKENLLGEIGKGHLIAFNILNIGRYKLAIGSLGGAKVVLEAAAKYANERQQFKTPIAKFGAIQYKIAEMAVQIYACESACYRASDVIDNKEKELLAAGKSFQDAIMGAADEYAIECAFLKVHGSEVLDYCVDEAVQIHGGMGFSEETVVCGAYRDARINRIFEGTNEINRLLTVDMLLKRAMQGKLDLMTPAMAIQKELMSVPDFGNDEDDNALANEIKVAANTKKAVLMVAGAAVQKLMKSLKHEQEILMNIADMILEVYAIESTVLRTQREIDNRGNEEASIYIDLAKVYISDAVERINLYGKHALQSFAEGDELRIMLMGLKRYTKSEIINTKNARRRIADKVLEAEAYCF from the coding sequence ATGAGTCATACAACAGCAACAAAAAACTTATTACAAGGTGGCGAATTTTTAATCAAAAATTCTGATTACAAAGACATTTTTATTCCTTCTGATTTGAATGAAGAACAAAAAATGATTTTGCAAACCACTAAAGATTTTCTAGACAACGAAGTAATGCCAAATGATACTAAACTAGAAAAACTAGATTTACCATTGACCGTAGAATTACTAGAAAAAATGGGAGATTTAGGATTACTTGGCTTAGCAATTCCTGAAAATTATGGAGGCATGGGTCAAGATTTTAATACCAACTCTATTGTGGTAGAAGCTTTGGCAAAAGCAAGATCATTTACACTTTCTTGGGGAGCTCATGTTGGTATTGGAACTTTGCCAATTGTGTATTTTGGTAATGAAGATCAAAAGACAAAATATTTACCAAAGTTGGCAAGTGGCGAGTTAAAAGCTTGTTATTGTTTAACTGAGCCAGGTTCTGGTTCTGATGCATTAGGTGCTAAAACAAGAGCCGACTTAAATGCAGAAGGTACGCACTATATTATTAATGGTCAGAAAATGTGGATTACCAATTCTGGCTTTGCTGATGTGTTTATTGTTTTTGCACAAGTAGATGGCGATAAATTTACTGGTTTTATCTTAGAAAAAGATATGGAAGGATTGTCTCTTGGTGCAGAAGAAAAGAAAATGGGTATTAAAGGTTCATCTACCAGACAAGTATTTTTTGAAAATGTAAAAGTGCCTAAAGAAAATTTACTTGGAGAAATTGGCAAAGGACATCTAATTGCTTTTAATATATTAAACATCGGAAGATATAAATTAGCTATTGGCTCACTTGGTGGTGCTAAAGTAGTGTTAGAAGCTGCTGCAAAATATGCTAACGAAAGACAGCAGTTTAAAACACCTATTGCAAAATTTGGTGCTATACAATATAAAATTGCAGAAATGGCAGTACAAATTTATGCTTGTGAGTCGGCTTGTTATAGAGCTTCTGATGTGATTGACAATAAAGAAAAAGAATTATTGGCAGCAGGCAAATCTTTTCAAGATGCGATAATGGGTGCTGCTGATGAATACGCCATTGAGTGTGCTTTCTTAAAAGTACATGGTTCTGAAGTTTTAGATTACTGTGTTGATGAAGCAGTGCAAATTCATGGTGGCATGGGTTTCTCTGAAGAAACTGTGGTTTGTGGTGCATATAGAGATGCTAGAATTAATAGAATTTTTGAAGGTACTAACGAAATTAACAGATTACTTACCGTAGATATGTTATTGAAAAGAGCAATGCAAGGTAAGTTAGATTTAATGACGCCAGCAATGGCTATTCAAAAAGAATTAATGAGTGTGCCTGATTTTGGAAATGATGAAGATGATAATGCTTTAGCTAACGAAATTAAAGTAGCAGCTAATACTAAAAAAGCAGTGTTGATGGTAGCTGGTGCAGCAGTTCAAAAACTAATGAAAAGTTTAAAACATGAGCAAGAAATTTTAATGAACATTGCCGATATGATTTTAGAAGTCTATGCTATTGAATCAACAGTTTTGAGAACACAAAGAGAAATTGATAATAGAGGAAATGAGGAAGCAAGTATATATATTGATTTAGCTAAAGTATATATAAGTGATGCTGTTGAAAGAATTAATTTATATGGAAAACATGCATTACAATCATTTGCAGAAGGCGATGAGTTACGAATTATGTTAATGGGATTAAAACGATATACTAAGAGTGAAATTATCAATACTAAAAATGCAAGAAGACGCATTGCAGACAAAGTATTAGAAGCAGAAGCATATTGTTTCTAA